Proteins encoded in a region of the Rutidosis leptorrhynchoides isolate AG116_Rl617_1_P2 chromosome 9, CSIRO_AGI_Rlap_v1, whole genome shotgun sequence genome:
- the LOC139868700 gene encoding receptor-like protein kinase FERONIA, whose translation MSQLHIGDHLLLNCSSSTRSNSESNQTWDGDENSKFLPSDINKKTSFSSDASSSIQYPLVPTVPYLTARIFNATSFTYTFPVFRGPKFIRLYFYPATYSVFKPNQSFFSVSSNGYSLLTNFSPFLTSNYMNTTHFVKEFIIYVKDEQTLQLMFTPSANSYAFINGIEILSIPEDLYYKVTIIDYDTALENMYRLNIGGRQISPEDDTGMYRSWEQDNNYIYGGAYGWTPVYNYSIVYTTETPDFTAPEIVYRTQRSIGDQSERYNLTWILPVDSGFYYMLRFHFCNIKAEYSIEGEVVFSIFINNQTVENMADVGYWTDGTGYPVSMDYVVFVSDADGRKSNKDLWLALHPNNISSNYSDAYLNGLEVFKVIKGVILSIPPPLQSPTSSMKVNKKKVQPYAKIIGSVGGGLLLLSVILLIVFFLQRRVKPYSTTNDKSSLGRNFSNSPLSSNQCRLFSLTELKVATDEFNDSCVIGRGGFGKVYKGYMDNATTTVAIKRLSTSSKQGFNEFKTEIQLMSKLHHVHLVSLIGYCDDNGEMILVYDSMARGTL comes from the coding sequence ATGAGTCAACTACACATCGGCGATCACTTACTCCTTAACTGTAGTTCATCCACCCGTTCCAACTCTGAATCCAACCAGACATGGGACGGTGATGAAAATTCTAAATTCTTGCCTTCCGATATCAACAAAAAAACCTCCTTTTCATCCGATGCTTCTAGTTCTATCCAATATCCTTTAGTCCCTACAGTCCCTTATCTCACTGCTCGAATTTTTAATGCCACTTCATTCACATACACATTTCCAGTTTTCCGAGGGCCCAAATTCATTCGTCTATATTTCTATCCGGCTACTTACTCTGTTTTCAAGCCAAACCAATCTTTCTTCTCTGTTTCATCTAATGGCTACTCTCTTTTAACCAACTTTAGCCCTTTTCTAACTTCAAACTACATGAACACAACTCACTTTGTAAAAGAATTTATCATCTATGTAAAAGATGAACAAACCCTACAACTTATGTTTACTCCCTCAGCCAATTCATACGCATTCATCAATGGTATTGAGATCCTTTCAATACCAGAAGATTTGTACTATAAAGTAACCATTATTGATTATGACACAGCTCTTGAAAATATGTACCGGCTAAATATTGGTGGGAGACAAATATCCCCTGAAGATGATACGGGTATGTACCGGTCATGGGAACAAGATAATAACTACATATATGGAGGAGCATATGGGTGGACACCTGTTTATAACTATTCGATCGTGTATACAACGGAGACCCCTGATTTTACCGCACCAGAGATAGTTTATCGAACCCAAAGAAGCATCGGCGATCAATCTGAGCGGTACAATCTGACATGGATACTACCTGTTGATTCTGGATTCTATTACATGCTCAGGTTTCATTTTTGCAACATTAAAGCAGAATACTCAATAGAAGGTGAAGTGGTATTTAGTATTTTCATTAACAATCAAACTGTTGAGAATATGGCTGATGTAGGCTACTGGACTGACGGTACCGGGTATCCCGTTTCCATGGATTATGTTGTGTTTGTCAGTGACGCAGATGGCCGCAAAAGCAATAAGGATTTGTGGCTCGCGTTACATCCTAATAACATTTCAAGTAATTATTCTGACGCTTATTTGAATGGTCTAGAAGTCTTCaaggtgattaagggtgttatacTTTCGATCCCTCCCCCATTGCAAAGCCCAACGTCTTCCATGAAAGTGAACAAGAAGAAGGTTCAACCGTACGCAAAGATAATTGGAAGTGTCGGGGGAGGGTTACTATTGTTATCCGTTATACTTTTAATTGTTTTCTTCCTGCAAAGACGAGTCAAACCATATAGTACCACTAACGATAAGTCATCCTTGGGTCGAAATTTTAGCAACTCACCACTGTCATCCAATCAATGCCGTCTTTTTTCTCTTACCGAACTAAAAGTTGCAACCGATGAATTTAATGATAGTTGTGTAATTGGCAGAGGAGGGTTCGGTAAGGTGTACAAAGGGTACATGGACAACGCTACAACCACCGTTGCAATCAAACGGCTTAGTACATCATCAAAGCAAGGTTTTAATGAATTCAAAACAGAAATACAGTTGATGTCTAAATTACATCATGTCCATTTAGTGTCTTTAATTGGATATTGTGATGATAATGGTGAGATGATACTCGTGTATGATTCCATGGCACGCGGGACCCTATGA